From a region of the Flavobacterium branchiarum genome:
- a CDS encoding CBS domain-containing protein, with amino-acid sequence MTVNQILSTKGKEVYSVLSSTTVYEALKVMGDKNIGAILVIDGTELKGILSERDYARKIVLKDKSSKETFVHEIMESNVITISLSDSLDSCMELMSSKRIRHLPVVDNGVVVGIISISDVVKSIIEIQKDTINHLNSYISQ; translated from the coding sequence ATGACTGTAAATCAAATACTAAGCACGAAAGGGAAAGAAGTTTATTCGGTACTTTCATCGACCACCGTTTACGAAGCATTGAAAGTAATGGGTGATAAAAACATTGGAGCCATCTTAGTTATAGATGGAACAGAGTTAAAAGGGATATTATCGGAGAGAGATTATGCACGAAAAATTGTGTTGAAAGACAAATCTTCGAAAGAGACATTTGTACATGAAATTATGGAAAGTAATGTCATTACAATAAGTCTATCCGATAGTTTAGATTCATGTATGGAATTAATGAGTAGCAAAAGAATTAGGCATCTACCAGTAGTAGATAATGGTGTTGTGGTCGGAATTATTTCTATAAGTGATGTTGTGAAATCAATAATAGAAATCCAAAAAGACACCATTAATCATCTAAATTCTTATATATCACAGTAA
- the ruvA gene encoding Holliday junction branch migration protein RuvA, which yields MITHLQGKLVEKTPTEVVIDCGGVGYHVNISLHTYSLIPNNEFIKLYTHLQIKEDAHTLFGFVEKSEREIFRMLLSVSGIGANIARTMLSSLDPKQIINAIAAGDVGVIQSIKGIGNKTAQRVILDLKEKIVKLYDLDEVSILQNNTNRDEALSALEVLGFVRKTSEKVIEKIIKEDPDATVESLIKKALKSL from the coding sequence ATGATTACACATTTGCAAGGAAAATTGGTAGAGAAGACCCCTACCGAAGTTGTTATTGATTGCGGGGGAGTTGGATATCACGTAAATATATCCTTGCATACCTATTCTTTAATTCCAAATAATGAATTTATAAAATTGTATACGCATCTTCAAATCAAAGAAGATGCGCATACATTATTTGGTTTTGTAGAGAAATCTGAAAGAGAAATTTTCAGAATGTTACTATCCGTTTCGGGAATTGGAGCAAACATTGCCAGAACAATGCTGTCCTCATTAGATCCTAAACAAATAATCAATGCAATAGCAGCTGGAGATGTTGGCGTAATTCAATCAATAAAAGGTATTGGGAATAAAACTGCCCAAAGAGTAATCCTCGATTTGAAAGAAAAAATTGTTAAATTGTACGATTTAGATGAAGTTTCTATACTTCAAAACAATACAAACAGAGATGAAGCGTTATCTGCTTTAGAAGTCTTAGGATTTGTTAGAAAAACTTCTGAAAAAGTGATTGAAAAAATCATTAAAGAAGATCCTGACGCAACTGTTGAGTCATTAATAAAGAAGGCTTTAAAAAGTTTATAA
- a CDS encoding OmpA family protein, giving the protein MKIKHTIYTVFLVLLALNGNAQTGVEKKAEKNYAQYAFIDAIATYERVAEKGYKDEKMFQKLGNAYYFNGELIKASKWYDELFAMNAEQEPEYYYRYAQTLKATGDYAKADKILEAFNKKTNTDKRGILFEKNKNYLEQIKANSGRFEIADAGINSTQTDYGSAYYDNKIVFASARDTGGVVRSTFKWTNKAFTNLYSAELKSDGTLGKPERFEKKINSKFNESTPVFTKDGKTMYFTRNNFLDGKRGRDEQKITLLKLYKADFVDGKWTNLRELPFNSDQYSTAHPALSNDEKLLYFASDMPGTLGQSDLYSVTINSDGSFGKPKNLGATINTEGRETFPFVSADNELYFASDGRPGLGGLDVFVSKINDDGTFSAIQNLGAPINSKQDDFAFIINSENRNGFFSSNREGGIGNDDIYRFTEIKKLLCEQVLKGAIIDLETNKILDNAKVLLLDEQFKTIGEVVTAADGSYKFNVDCGKTYHVRASKQDYETKELLVTIKNETGETSLVIPLEKRIKPIGVGTDLAKTLDIPIIYFDLDKSFIRKDAAFELEKILAVMKQYPKMKIDVRSHTDSRQTAKYNLALSDRRAKSTIQWLVKNGIAQNRVTGKGYGESQLVNHCSDGVPCTEAEHQLNRRSEFIIVSME; this is encoded by the coding sequence ATGAAAATTAAACATACAATTTATACTGTTTTTTTAGTACTGCTTGCTTTAAATGGAAATGCACAAACGGGAGTAGAGAAGAAAGCAGAAAAAAACTATGCTCAATATGCATTTATTGATGCAATTGCAACTTATGAAAGAGTAGCTGAAAAAGGATACAAAGACGAAAAAATGTTCCAGAAATTAGGGAACGCTTATTACTTTAATGGCGAACTAATTAAAGCATCCAAATGGTACGATGAGCTCTTTGCCATGAATGCAGAACAAGAGCCAGAATATTACTATCGTTATGCGCAAACTTTAAAAGCGACAGGGGATTATGCTAAAGCAGATAAGATCTTAGAAGCTTTCAATAAAAAAACGAATACAGATAAAAGAGGGATATTGTTTGAAAAAAACAAGAACTATCTCGAACAAATAAAAGCCAATTCAGGTCGCTTTGAAATAGCCGATGCTGGAATTAATTCAACACAAACAGATTACGGAAGTGCTTATTACGACAATAAAATCGTATTTGCATCTGCTAGAGATACCGGGGGAGTAGTCAGAAGTACATTTAAATGGACCAATAAAGCATTTACAAACCTTTATTCAGCCGAATTAAAATCAGATGGGACACTTGGGAAACCAGAACGATTTGAAAAGAAAATCAATTCTAAGTTCAATGAATCGACACCCGTTTTTACAAAAGATGGAAAAACAATGTACTTTACAAGAAACAATTTTCTTGATGGTAAAAGAGGTAGAGATGAACAAAAGATTACGCTGTTAAAACTTTATAAAGCTGATTTTGTTGATGGAAAATGGACTAATTTGAGAGAGTTACCATTTAATAGTGATCAATATAGTACTGCGCATCCAGCACTAAGTAATGATGAGAAATTATTGTATTTCGCATCAGATATGCCAGGAACTCTTGGTCAATCTGATTTGTATAGCGTAACCATTAATTCAGATGGAAGTTTTGGTAAACCCAAAAATTTAGGAGCAACAATTAATACAGAAGGAAGAGAAACTTTTCCATTTGTTTCAGCAGATAACGAATTGTATTTTGCTAGTGACGGAAGACCAGGTTTGGGAGGACTAGATGTATTTGTTTCAAAAATCAATGATGACGGAACCTTCTCAGCTATTCAAAATCTAGGTGCGCCAATAAATAGTAAACAAGATGATTTTGCATTTATTATAAATAGCGAAAATAGAAATGGATTTTTCTCGTCTAATAGAGAAGGTGGAATAGGAAACGATGATATCTACCGATTTACTGAAATCAAAAAATTACTTTGTGAACAAGTATTAAAAGGAGCAATTATCGATTTAGAAACTAACAAAATATTGGACAATGCGAAAGTGTTATTGTTAGACGAACAATTTAAAACTATAGGAGAAGTTGTAACAGCAGCAGACGGTAGTTATAAATTTAATGTAGATTGTGGTAAAACATATCATGTAAGAGCGAGTAAACAAGATTATGAAACCAAAGAACTTCTGGTTACAATTAAAAATGAAACAGGAGAAACTAGTTTAGTAATACCTCTTGAGAAACGAATTAAGCCAATTGGTGTAGGTACAGATCTAGCCAAAACGCTGGATATTCCAATTATTTATTTTGATCTAGATAAATCATTCATTCGTAAAGACGCCGCTTTTGAACTTGAGAAGATACTCGCAGTGATGAAACAATATCCAAAGATGAAAATTGATGTTCGTTCACATACAGATAGCCGACAAACAGCCAAATATAATTTAGCTTTATCAGATAGAAGAGCAAAATCGACTATACAATGGTTAGTGAAAAATGGTATCGCACAAAATAGAGTAACAGGTAAAGGATATGGCGAGAGCCAGTTAGTGAACCATTGCTCAGATGGAGTTCCTTGTACAGAAGCAGAACACCAATTAAACAGACGAAGCGAGTTTATTATCGTTTCAATGGAATAA
- a CDS encoding NADP-dependent malic enzyme — protein sequence MNKDSKRSEALLYHSKPTPGKIQVVPTKKYATQRDLSLAYSPGVAEPCLEIARDVNEVYKYTAKGNLVAVITNGTAVLGLGDIGPEASKPVMEGKGLLFKIFSDIDVFDIEIGTKDIEEFIQTVKNIAPTFGGINLEDIKAPESFEIERRLVEELNIPVMHDDQHGTAIISSAALINALELADKKAEDVKMVVSGAGSAALACADLYVLLGVKIENILMYNSKGLLTKNNPSLSTLQLKYAKDIEPIGLEEALKGADIFLGLSSGDIMTPDMLLGMAENPIVFAMANPNPEIDYNLAIATRKDVIMATGRSDYPNQVNNVLGFPYIFRGALDVRATKINEAMKMAAVRALASLAKESVPEQVNVAYGATKLGFGREYIIPKPFDPRLITIVAPAVAKAAMESGVALNPITDWEKYEEELLARLGNDNKMVRLITNRAKMDPKRIVFAEADHLNVLKAAQIVHEEGIGFPILLGNKEIILELKEELGFDADVEIIDPKTKDQEERRNQFAASFWSTRERRGISLLDAQKLMRERNYFAAMMVNEGEADALVTGHSRSYPSVVKPMLQIIEKAPGASLVATANMMMTSRGPMFLSDTAININPSADDLAKIAVMTAKTAKMFGVEPVIAMVSYSNFGSSTNPGAAKVREAVAYLHKNHPELVIDGEIQADFALNPELLQEKFPFSKLAGKKVNTLIFPNLESANITYKLLKELNKVDSIGPIMLGMGKPVHIFQLGASVEEMVNMSAIAVIDAQEKQLKKNNIVK from the coding sequence ATGAACAAAGATAGTAAAAGAAGCGAGGCGTTGTTGTATCACTCAAAGCCTACTCCGGGTAAAATTCAAGTAGTTCCAACCAAAAAATATGCGACTCAAAGAGATTTGTCTTTAGCATATTCACCAGGTGTTGCTGAACCGTGTTTAGAAATTGCAAGAGATGTAAACGAAGTATATAAATACACTGCAAAAGGAAATCTTGTTGCTGTAATAACAAATGGAACCGCGGTTTTAGGTTTAGGAGATATAGGTCCTGAAGCTTCAAAACCTGTAATGGAGGGGAAAGGATTGTTATTTAAAATATTTTCGGATATTGATGTTTTTGACATCGAAATTGGAACAAAAGATATTGAAGAATTCATTCAAACTGTAAAGAATATCGCTCCAACATTTGGAGGTATTAATCTAGAAGATATTAAGGCACCAGAATCTTTCGAAATTGAAAGAAGATTGGTAGAAGAGCTTAATATTCCTGTAATGCATGATGATCAACACGGAACTGCAATTATATCTTCTGCAGCTTTAATAAACGCATTAGAGTTGGCTGATAAAAAAGCCGAAGATGTAAAAATGGTAGTTTCAGGAGCGGGATCAGCAGCTTTGGCTTGTGCTGATTTATATGTTCTACTAGGAGTAAAAATAGAGAATATTTTAATGTATAATAGTAAAGGGCTTTTAACAAAGAACAACCCTTCATTATCTACTTTACAATTAAAGTATGCAAAAGATATAGAACCAATTGGTTTAGAAGAAGCTTTAAAAGGAGCAGATATATTCCTAGGATTATCATCAGGTGACATCATGACACCAGACATGTTATTAGGAATGGCCGAAAACCCAATCGTTTTCGCAATGGCAAATCCTAATCCAGAAATTGATTATAACCTAGCAATTGCAACTCGTAAGGATGTTATTATGGCTACGGGTCGTTCAGATTATCCAAATCAAGTTAATAATGTATTAGGGTTTCCTTATATTTTTAGAGGAGCTTTGGATGTAAGAGCTACTAAAATCAACGAAGCAATGAAAATGGCTGCCGTTAGAGCACTAGCTTCATTAGCAAAAGAATCAGTTCCAGAGCAAGTAAATGTAGCTTATGGAGCAACCAAATTAGGATTTGGAAGAGAGTATATAATTCCAAAACCATTTGATCCAAGATTAATTACTATAGTTGCGCCAGCAGTAGCCAAAGCAGCAATGGAGTCAGGAGTAGCTTTAAACCCGATAACAGATTGGGAAAAATACGAAGAAGAACTTTTGGCTCGTTTAGGTAATGATAATAAAATGGTTCGTTTGATTACAAACAGAGCAAAAATGGACCCTAAAAGAATCGTTTTTGCAGAAGCAGACCATTTAAATGTATTAAAAGCAGCTCAAATTGTACATGAAGAAGGTATCGGTTTTCCAATTTTATTAGGAAACAAAGAAATCATTCTAGAACTTAAAGAAGAGTTAGGTTTTGATGCAGATGTAGAAATTATTGATCCAAAAACAAAAGATCAAGAAGAAAGAAGAAATCAATTTGCAGCCTCTTTTTGGTCAACAAGAGAAAGACGCGGTATATCTTTACTAGATGCTCAAAAATTAATGCGCGAAAGAAACTATTTTGCTGCAATGATGGTTAATGAAGGAGAAGCAGATGCATTAGTAACAGGTCATTCAAGAAGTTATCCATCGGTTGTAAAACCAATGTTGCAAATTATAGAAAAAGCACCAGGAGCTTCACTTGTTGCAACAGCAAACATGATGATGACAAGCAGAGGACCAATGTTCTTATCAGATACTGCAATAAACATCAATCCATCAGCAGATGATTTGGCTAAAATTGCTGTTATGACTGCAAAAACGGCAAAAATGTTTGGTGTTGAGCCAGTAATCGCAATGGTTTCGTATTCTAATTTTGGATCTTCAACAAATCCAGGAGCTGCAAAAGTAAGAGAAGCAGTAGCTTACTTGCATAAAAATCATCCAGAATTAGTAATTGATGGAGAAATTCAAGCAGATTTTGCTTTGAATCCAGAATTACTTCAAGAAAAATTCCCTTTCTCTAAATTAGCAGGAAAAAAAGTAAACACACTTATTTTTCCAAATTTAGAATCTGCAAATATTACCTATAAATTATTGAAAGAATTGAATAAAGTAGATTCAATAGGTCCAATAATGTTAGGAATGGGTAAACCAGTTCATATTTTCCAATTAGGAGCAAGTGTAGAAGAAATGGTAAATATGTCTGCTATAGCAGTTATAGACGCTCAAGAAAAGCAACTTAAAAAGAATAATATAGTAAAATAA
- a CDS encoding PorP/SprF family type IX secretion system membrane protein, with the protein MKKLVLVFMFFSAVGYAQQDAQFTQYMYNTININPAYAGSRGAMSIFGLYRTQWVGLDGAPETSSFSLNTPLTNSNLGLGVSLVNDKIGPTNENTFSADLSYTIPTSDTFKLSFGIKATANLFNLDINKLNPEHQGDPQFQDLNSKFTPNVGAGVYWHSDKAYIGLSVPNFIETNRYSEKDKEVAIFKEKINYYLIAGYVFDLDPYIKFKPAVLTKMVEGSPLQVDLSANFMFNDKFVVGAAYRWSAALSAMVGFQVTDGLYIGYAYDRETTRLNNYNSGSHEIFLRFEFFNNYNRITSPRFF; encoded by the coding sequence ATGAAAAAATTAGTTTTAGTTTTTATGTTTTTCTCAGCTGTGGGATATGCACAACAAGATGCACAGTTCACACAATATATGTACAATACCATCAATATAAATCCAGCATATGCAGGTTCAAGAGGAGCAATGAGCATCTTCGGACTTTACCGTACGCAATGGGTTGGACTAGATGGAGCACCAGAAACGAGTAGTTTTTCACTAAACACACCGCTAACTAATAGTAATTTAGGATTAGGAGTTTCGCTTGTAAATGATAAAATTGGGCCAACAAACGAGAATACTTTTTCGGCAGATTTGTCTTATACAATACCAACTTCTGATACTTTTAAACTATCATTTGGAATAAAAGCAACTGCCAATCTATTCAATTTAGACATCAATAAATTGAATCCAGAACATCAAGGAGATCCGCAATTTCAAGACTTAAACAGTAAATTCACGCCTAATGTTGGAGCTGGAGTATATTGGCATTCAGATAAAGCATATATAGGATTGTCAGTGCCGAACTTTATCGAAACCAACAGATATAGTGAAAAAGACAAAGAAGTAGCAATTTTTAAAGAAAAAATAAATTACTATTTAATTGCAGGATACGTATTCGATTTAGATCCTTACATCAAGTTTAAGCCAGCAGTCCTAACCAAAATGGTCGAAGGATCTCCATTACAAGTAGATCTTTCTGCCAACTTCATGTTCAATGATAAATTTGTAGTAGGAGCAGCCTATAGATGGAGTGCTGCATTGAGTGCTATGGTAGGATTTCAAGTTACTGATGGATTATATATAGGATATGCCTATGACCGTGAAACAACTAGATTGAATAATTATAATTCAGGATCACACGAGATATTCCTACGATTTGAATTCTTTAATAATTATAACAGAATAACCTCACCAAGATTCTTCTAA